Part of the Ziziphus jujuba cultivar Dongzao chromosome 8, ASM3175591v1 genome is shown below.
ttttagtgatagttttttttttaacattttaattgttttttaaatatttaatgatataaataaaatgaaatgaattaaatttaataatcttAATAAGTactatttattgataatatatatatatatatataaatactttctatacattttgtataagatggattcattagaatcccataattaggagttaataattgattatataagaatgaaaaataataacataaaataataatatgaaaatacaatattatgtagaactgatattgatagcatttaaattaataacataaagcaaataaaaataaaaagatgatataatatattatacagAACATCAATGataactatatttaatacaatattcttatggttaacatattaataattacataaaaaattattaaggagatatatcttttaataattacttttcacattttatatcttaaaataaGAATGAGaaagatattaataatttacaatTATCTAAGAGTTgtataaatattgaaatgatatttatgaaatataatcaagtaattttaatgattattttattttaattaataaataatttatcaaatatatgcttttttttgcataattttatccataatagtttatttatgatcattattgcttactataaattaaaatgattaagaagaatctaatatctattcaatattttttcaatttttataataaatttgataattgattgcttaaataagctaatactaaagtttcaacaaaaattttcatttcttaaattaaatttctatcattttttgtgaatttttattgatgttcgatattttccaatattttcatattttgaacattcgatatttccatcgatactgaaattttaaacattggTTTCCTTATTATATCAAATtgttaatacatatattttatatggtaaaaacttggtaaaaaaattatgctctttatttttattttttttaatttataaacattTGTTACTCTacttatattatctttttttgatgaattatatCTTAAGTACTATAGTAAAAACATGTAAACTTGTACCacgataaattaaaataatataatattgaaatgattttactatttatattttaaaaacgaAATCAATTTTTTAGGTCATCTtccatagatttttttttaaaaaaaaaatctttaatttaaagagtcgtatatatttttttaataattttaatgaactttttaaattgaaaaattaaaataaaaagttagacTTGACTTTTCAAATATAGAAAGCCAAACCACtctctatttaaaatttttaataaagtcatttattattatacaaTTTTCTATGCACACTTACAATTAAATTCGttaattatatttcatatttcattttttgtaaaTGCAACTTTGATATAGGGAggagttaaaaagaaaaaaagagggaaaatataaatcataattgtttaacatgaaatgcaaaataaagagcAATTATAAAGAGGGTTATTGGAGATTGACTAAAAAAAATCGCACACTCTATGTTTTAAGATTTTTcaaaatgctttttattttaaaaattatattttttaaaataaaaagcacagttgaaaattcttttatattaaaatattaaaataaataacctcTTCAAGACCATTTTTAAAggtccattttttaaaataaaaaatataggatGGTTAAAAATTTTCTTAGAGATGTCCATCCCTAATAGAATCTTTGAAAGATATTCTATagaataaaaagtattttttaaaatagaaaatgaaaatttaaataatgttCCAACAATATTCTttgtttatacttttttttagtatttttatttataaatatctatttatactttctcttttttatatttaatttttctttcaaatattataagtttttttaaatattataatacatGGAAACTTGTAatgtattaaattaatataatataagaacATCCTAAgggagattttttattttacagagTAAACCTTTGAAAAAAAGGCTTCAATGGGCTTTTTTTTGTTAaccttttaatataaataatgagttTAACTCTTCAAATAGAGAGCTTTTGTAATCCTTTGTTTGGGGTTTTTTGTACATAATACATacccttataaaaaaaaaaaatgaaaagaaaaaagagcttttcaaatttgaaaaaatcgAATTTACTCttgatttaatataatattattttaatttaatgtattacAAATTTCCATATCATTGTAATGATATTTAGAAGAGAAtttagataaaaagaaaaacaaaatataaatggaGCAATAAATGTTTAAGATAAAAGAATTCTTAAATTTTCACTTTCTATTGTCAAAGATGTTTTTATTGTTGTAGAGAATATGCTATTTGAAATAAAGAGTAGATttgattttcatatttaaaaaactaaatccCCTTTTTATGTAGGGAAGATAATATAAAGTGTATTGTAAATACTTTTTAAAggtaaattctttaaaataaaaagtctctTAGGATGCTTTTACGTGTCAATGTATACACCATCTAAACACTGAtatattacttaaatattttattttattttataaaataaaaaataaaatctaatttgTGAAATAGCAACTCATAAAATCTATATAAGctccaatattaattattattacaggttgatttaactatttaaaattttattgaattttttattctataagACAGCTCGCTTGACATGCCTTTCTCTCCCTCCTAAAGTCTTAAAGCAAAAAGATTTGAGTTAGGATTCATTATCTTAAAACTACCAATAACTTTATAACGCGCTTTATGTAGCAAtgcagaaaaagaagagaaaaatctCCAATTCATATTTTCCATATGAGATGATTCCATTCCCTTTTGCCTAACCAGCTCCCAAAGTTTGCTACAGCGAATCCATTATCAATTTTCAGAAATAAACAAGCTCTAGGCACTAAAACATGGGtcacttaaaaagaaaattaactctCTGCGAGTAACCATATCACCTTCACATGGAAGGCAGGCCTAAATACAATGGAAGGGTATCCACCCAGAACATTTTAGGTAGGTTTCAATTTAAACATGGGCAGATCGAACAACTAAAACACCCAAAAGGCATCCCTGCCAGCTGcaagtgaaaaataataataataataacaatacctGATAGTATCTGCTCACATAAACACTACATTCTCACAGGGATAGAAAGCACattacaaaaaaagaataattgatGGAAGGTAATTTACAAAAGCTGTTTACTCCATGAAGGTAAAAATTCTGTGTCGAAGTATATGTTTTATACAAGAACATGAAGCTGCAAGCTGAGCATGTCCACTTCTAATATTATAGTAAATGAAAACCACAGTGGTGACAATTCTtacaggaaaaagaaaaaagaaaaactggtCTGTACCTTGAGCTAGAATCAGATGAATCTGTCATGCAAGAAACCAGAAGAAAACAAGACATTTTGTATCATAAGTATCATAATCCACAGCAAAATGTAAAACAAAACCATCCACCATCTTCCAGACTGGCAAAAAAACAGGCTCTTTCCCAGATATCATAGAAGCTCTAAATTGTCATGGGGAATATGCTTTACTTCTGTAGATTCATGGCTGGGTATGAGACTTTTTCTGTGCAATCAAACATTTTGTGAGGCATCTCTTTCCAACTCTTCTGCACCCCGTGCAGCAGCCAATCTGTCAGCTGCCAGCCTTTCTTCCAGTGCACGAGCTCCCCTTTCCCTGCAAGGGGCAGTTCAGTCAGAATTCTAACCATCACTTTTCTCACCCAATATGTACCTCGACCGTTTTACTAGTTAGCGTTGCTCTTACATTTTAGTCAACAAAGCCTTTCTCCAAAAGATTGGGGTTGACCATATGAGACCTATTTCAAGAATCATTGCCACTCTTAAAGTTTCTTTTATTACTATGGTTCTCATATATGCTTGTTCTTGTCTATAAATAATCCCATTAGTTTATCACATTCAATAAATTTCTTATTAGctatttcttctcttcttttaaTCCCCATAACCAATTATGAAATGAAAACTTGTATTAGCTTCCTACCATTAAAACTTAGAGCACTCATCTAGGAAATGAATATTCGAAGTTGGTGTTATATAAGTTTGCTGTaaaattttagctttttttttttcctacccaTTTTGCAAAAAGAAAGTGGATAAGTTTCTAATACCTGAACATGGAATGAGAATAACATGATCAGACAGAAGCCAAAAGGTTACCTCCTTCTAGAAGCCTCAATAGGATCAGAACCAGGCAATGGAGCACCTCCAAGGGTATATCCCTGGGCATCAGTAGAATCTTCAGATCTTCCACAGAGCATCCGATGGAATATAGTTGCAATGGGATCAATTATTGGTCTGTTAAACAATCAACAAGAAACTTAGAGAGATGGAACAAccttaaaaataagaaaataacaaataaagaacCGTGAATTACCTTAAAAACTCAGGGAAGAATGTTGAAAATGCAAAATCATCACTTGGATCACCCTTAAGTTTTGTTTCCTGTTTCCTCTGCCAGTATCTGAGATAAATCCAGCCCATATACGTACCAAATATTATGGTTGGAAGATATGTTGCAGATTCTGCAGTAAAGAAGCTTATGGCAATGGACAGCAACACTGAGAGAGATGGTAACCACTGCAAATAATTGGACGCATTGCAAGGGCATCAGAGAAAACTATTCAACTCACTGAATTTGTTATTGACAAATTTCTTAGGCTGAGATTAAAGATTCATACCttagcttttattttgattaaggGCAATTCTTGATCAGGTATGATTTGCTTGATGCCAACCAAGAATCCTGAAAGGATCCCATGGAAGCCTGAAAGAGGCATATAACTAGCAAAGAGACAGCAGAGAGAAATTCTATACTTAATaaagtttgaaaaaacaaaagatcaaACAAGGTCAAATGTATACGACAAtcattaaaatgataaaatacacCAACATAGAGAAGTACTAAGAAAGCTgtttgccaaatatttattattacttaatttgaaatttataaactGCATCATATGTTTGCCACTTGCCAAAAAGTCAAATTGACAGAAAAGCAGTAAAGCAATGTCAGATGACAATCCCTTTTACCCCAAAACAAGATTGATACTAACGAAAACTGAATATAGAAGGGGAAAACAATGGAAATTGgttagaaaatgaaaagaaaagggataGGCCATGGGCACATTGCTTAATAAAATCATAGTACTTACAGGTAGTTTTCCTGCCTTGTAACGTAGTACAAAGCAATAGCAGTTATGAAAACGCATACAGAAGTCAGAAAGTTAACGACAAAGATGAACTTCAAAAATTCCTTGGAACCCCATATGGGCTCAAGAAGCTTCCCTAAGAAAAGAAGACCAAGGGTACTGGCAACGACCTATCAAACAGGTGCAAAAGTAAGAAATACAAGAAAAGCTAGAAATAACATGCAACAAGACAATCAGGCAATGAAAGTCAAAATGTccaaacaaattacaaaaaataaaaatataaaaattatggagCAAAAGTTTATACCCCATATACTGATTGCTCAATGTAACCAGCGGTTATGAGGTTCCAGCCGAAAGGAATCGTCCTACAAAATAGTAGTTTCAGTTAAGAACAAATTTCCTGGTTATCTAGGAACAAATTGAACTCAAAAGAACAAATTTCCTGGTTATCTAAGTAACAAATCAAAGTCAAACTCAAAATCATTAGATACTATCACTCATCAATTAAAGGGCACTGAACAAGAATACTAATATGCAGACCAATACACAGTCATGAATCCCATACATGATAAAGACATTGCACTCAGTTTCAAATGAACTTCCTGGGATAAAATTAAAGGTCTTACTACACATGCTTCGATATTAAATacctatgaaaaaattaaaacaaagcattttaCATTAGTTTTTGAACAACATGAATTTTGAGGAAGTCATTTTATGGGCAATCTCCGCATTCTGTTAGTTATTTACTTTCAAGAGGCCCCCCATGACAGGTGTATGGCATTCCATTTTCATAAATCCAACTGTCCAAATTTGTGAGGGAATGCCAACACACCCAGGGTTGAAATGAACAGCAGATCTGGCAGAATATGTATAAGTATTCCATTTAGCTTGATTATGCTTCATATAAGATTTTGGAATATCCTAtgttttttaaagaaagaaatgcaATAGCATCACAATAGAGATACATGCAAAAATGAACCAGAAACATCCTAAATTGAACATCAAACGTCTCCTCAACAGATACTATTAGCAATATACAAAATACCAGAAAACGAACTTagatttcacaaaatttctctATGGCATCCCCCCAAATGCCATTAAACCATACACAGCAATCAGAGTTGAGCTCTTATCAAATCCCATCAGTTGTACCGTTCCACttccagataaaaaaaaatgcagtcaATTAAAGTCATATACCCATCTCCCAAATCTTCAAATTATATGCAACAAAGATATTCCAAAGAAACCCACGAAATGATTTTTTCTTGCAACAAATTAAGCAAAACTAGAACTATGCAACAACTACCATCTGCTATAGTCAAAATTCAAATTACCCATTAATCCCCCTTATACAACAAGTTTAACATTAACGAACACGAACTTCAAATCCTGGGCTACTATCTTCTCTCAATACCGACATTCATTTCTAAACAAATTCACACAATAAAATACCTGGCGGGAATGAGAGCAAGATAGTCAACGGCCTGAGGCAAAACCTGAACCACAATGTGTCCTCCGACGAGTACCACAGCGAGGCCCTTGCACAACCTAGTGAATCCAGAGAAGGCGCCGGTGCCCTGTGCCAACAAAAACCCAAGTCAATTCTGACGGAAAATTTCCAAGATCCGACTTAGTGAGTCTCAGAAAGGAAGTGGATCTATTGGCATTCAGAACAAAGAAGAAAACCCAGAAACAGGCTTACCCCTGAGAGTGATGGAGTGCTCATGGCGGTGGTGGATTCAACAGTGGGCGTTGAATTTGTGGGGATCCGAAGGTCGGTGATCTGAGAATGGAGTGAGAAGTTTTCTGCAGGAGGAAGAAATATAATTGGAAGTGAGGGGTTTCCGTACGGTCGTGGGTTGGAGAAGCTGACACCAGAGTCTGTGGGCTGTGGCTTGTGGATTCGGACCAGATCGGAGTTTcgttaaatattttctttatttttatttttatttttttgtctcccTCGCTTTGGAACGCGAAGTGGGCTTTTTTTTGGCATCTGTATATAAATAGATTCAAATTATTTTGCAGGTTTCTTAATTGAAAATTTCAGTgtgttttttctcaaaaaaaagaaaaagaaaaaaaaagtataggtGTTCTGATAGAACTCATAGAAGaattagtatacatatatatatatatatatatatatatatatatatatttggatgtcTTTTGAAGGCAATTTTTGG
Proteins encoded:
- the LOC107413654 gene encoding rhomboid-like protein 19; amino-acid sequence: MSTPSLSGGTGAFSGFTRLCKGLAVVLVGGHIVVQVLPQAVDYLALIPARTIPFGWNLITAGYIEQSVYGVVASTLGLLFLGKLLEPIWGSKEFLKFIFVVNFLTSVCVFITAIALYYVTRQENYLYMPLSGFHGILSGFLVGIKQIIPDQELPLIKIKAKWLPSLSVLLSIAISFFTAESATYLPTIIFGTYMGWIYLRYWQRKQETKLKGDPSDDFAFSTFFPEFLRPIIDPIATIFHRMLCGRSEDSTDAQGYTLGGAPLPGSDPIEASRRRERGARALEERLAADRLAAARGAEELERDASQNV